A single window of Debaryomyces hansenii CBS767 chromosome F complete sequence DNA harbors:
- a CDS encoding DEHA2F01892p (similar to CA2671|IPF5856 Candida albicans IPF5856), with translation MAKYLELSMGFEEVAYRGLETNSRRLASHVVRNGNILFEIINTLESVAEHYPTVPMSKEEALSIKLDYSADEAHILKSLKEKIIKLTAEIVDENLDRYKYAMDIKAAKENLERSIINSTNFTAAISTIRKSINECVETSKKAIQDNFESFLIQEFVKIHGEGVMDISFNVLDVDSAFQKAIESGAYIIKLPQTMSDVHGSVKLATIAVPYTDIHHTLIQNKDYSGPFLPNYTKSIIEKPETYMHQLESLPPIRLDCIDHCVENYSWNQMMEHARFYANIFGFHKYWSVDEKDVFTGETALKSIVMASSNGKVKMPINEPAKGRKKSQIEEFYDFNGGPGVQHIALKTNDIIATVTSLRKRGIEFNPASQKYYDTLKQRLINDDIILKEDFNSIQNLNILVDYDPETRNNASKTCNYILQIFTKPLHDRPTLFIEIIQRRHHNGFGKGTFKGLFETIEAQQKLRGTLVSSDKAE, from the coding sequence ATGGCCAAGTATTTGGAATTATCCATGggatttgaagaagttgcTTACCGTGGATTAGAAACCAACTCAAGAAGACTTGCATCACATGTTGTTCGAAATGgcaatattttgtttgaaattatcaacacACTTGAATCTGTTGCAGAACACTACCCAACAGTCCCAATGTCCAAAGAGGAGGCTTTGAGTATAAAGTTAGATTATTCTGCTGATGAAGCACacattttgaaatcattGAAGGAAAAGATCATCAAACTTACGGctgaaattgttgatgaaaatctTGATAGATACAAATACGCAATGGATATTAAAGCTGCGAAAGAGAATTTGGAACGATCAATTATTAACTCAACAAACTTCACGGCTGCAATTTCCACCATtagaaaatcaattaatgaatGTGTCGAAACCTCCAAAAAAGCTATTCAGGACAATTTCGAATCATTCTTGATTCAGGAATTTGTTAAGATTCATGGCGAGGGAGTAATggatatttcttttaatgTCCTTGACGTTGATTCTGCGTTCCAAAAGGCTATAGAGTCAGGCGCTTACATCATAAAGTTGCCCCAAACAATGTCTGATGTTCATGGTTCGGTAAAATTAGCTACAATTGCAGTTCCTTATACTGATATACATCATacattgattcaaaataaagaCTATTCGGGTCCATTCCTCCCCAACTATAcgaaatcaattattgaaaagcCAGAAACCTATATGCACCAATTAGAGTCTTTACCTCCAATAAGATTGGATTGTATAGATCACTGTGTTGAAAACTATAGTTGGAATCAAATGATGGAACACGCCAGGTTCTATGCCAATATTTTCGGATTCCATAAATATTGGTCTGTAGATGAAAAGGATGTTTTCACTGGCGAGACCGCTTTAAAATCAATCGTTATGGCTTCAAGTAATGGAAAAGTCAAAATGCCTATTAATGAACCTGCGAAAGGCCGCAAAAAGAgtcaaattgaagaattttatgACTTTAATGGTGGCCCAGGTGTGCAACATATAGCCCTCAAGacaaatgatataattgCAACAGTTACTTCCTTGAGGAAAAGAGgcattgaatttaatcCTGCTTCCCAGAAGTATTATGATACTTTGAAGCAAAGATTGATAAACGATGATATCATCCTTAAGGAGGATTTTAATagcattcaaaatttgaatattcttGTTGATTATGATCCCGAAACCCGTAATAATGCATCCAAAACTTGCAATTATATCTTACAGATCTTCACTAAACCGTTACATGATCGCCCTACGTTattcattgaaataattcaaagacGTCATCACAATGGCTTTGGTAAGGGTACTTTCAAGGGTCTTTTCGAAACTATCGAAGCTCAACAAAAGCTTCGTGGAACATTAGTTTCATCGGACAAAGCCGaataa
- a CDS encoding DEHA2F01870p (weakly similar to uniprot|Q08417 Saccharomyces cerevisiae YOR049C RSB1 Suppressor of sphingoid long chain base (LCB) sensitivity of an LCB-lyase mutation and similar to CA3607|CaRTA2 Candida albicans CaRTA2 Unknown function), translated as MSSMNFESMNWSPSTIPTSTTLRSVAATKSSGLMETLTSATARIHTATARPELISLSRNIRGAEASLSILQAEGEIATATDDSVKSMATQAIFNATLNLKDLEWEENVYSMRSLSRPANIIYLAVFIITFLYFTLMIWKSRFHWFNVAFFCGIGLEFAGFIGRVMSFSDMTDINYYILQLVCLTIAPAFIMGGIYYLFAQLVVVYGREYSILRPMWYSYIFITCDVLSLIIQAGGGGAASYASNNFEDARPGSYVMIAGIAFQVFAMSFFLLFWFHFISQTFFKYRPSRNESTDGESKYDPAWKNASVGNFFKMLFNTKSAYAHRTTYLEPYYNPQFAKIRTRRLFYWFPLAMTIAVVAVYIRCIYRVVELAQGFSGYLITHEVYIMVLDALMIAITAIVFVPFHPVHVFGAKNRIRLAAIKKNLDEASDNPADIADDNTAYDNTAGDNTAYVSAKGSIKEENSDSY; from the coding sequence ATGTCTTCTATGAACTTTGAGTCGATGAACTGGTCACCATCGACCATTCCGACTTCTACCACCTTACGATCAGTTGCTGCAACTAAAAGTTCCGGTTTGATGGAAACGTTAACATCTGCAACGGCAAGAATTCATACCGCCACAGCTAGACcagaattaatttctttatccCGAAATATTAGGGGAGCTGAGGCTTCGTTGTCCATTCTTCAAGCAGAAGGAGAGATAGCAACTGCTACAGATGATTCAGTCAAAAGTATGGCTACACAAGCAATTTTCAATGCAACATTGAACTTGAAAGATTTGGAATGGGAAGAAAATGTTTATTCCATGCGCAGTTTGAGTCGTCCTGCTAATATTATATACCTTGCAGTTTTTATCATAACCTTTTTGTATTTTACACTCATGATCTGGAAGTCAAGATTCCATTGGTTTAATGTTGCATTTTTCTGTGGGATAGGATTAGAATTTGCAGGATTCATTGGGAGAGTGATGTCATTCTCGGACATGACAGATATTAACTACTACATCTTGCAATTGGTTTGTCTTACCATTGCCCCAGCATTCATCATGGGTGGTATATACTACTTATTTGCGCAATTGGTTGTAGTATATGGAAGagaatattcaattttgcGCCCAATGTGGTATTCCTACATATTCATTACATGTGATgttctttcattaatcaTTCAAGCTGGTGGAGGTGGTGCAGCTTCTTAtgcatcaaataattttgaagatgctAGACCAGGTTCGTATGTTATGATCGCAGGTATTGCATTTCAAGTTTTTGCAATGtcatttttcttattattttggttCCACTTTATTTCTCAgacatttttcaagtataGGCCGTCGAGAAATGAAAGTACTGACGGAGAAAGTAAATATGATCCCGCCTGGAAAAATGCATCTGTTGggaatttcttcaagatgTTGTTTAATACAAAATCGGCTTATGCTCATAGAACAACATATTTAGAACCATATTATAATCCCCAGTTTGCTAAAATTCGTACCAGAAGACTTTTCTATTGGTTTCCTTTAGCTATGACTATTGCCGTGGTAGCAGTCTATATTCGTTGTATTTATAGAGTGGTTGAATTGGCTCAAGGTTTCAGTGGTTATCTTATTACACACGAGGTATATATCATGGTCTTGGACGCCCTTATGATTGCAATTACTGCTATAGTTTTTGTTCCTTTCCATCCAGTCCATGTATTCGGTGCAAAGAATAGAATTAGATTGGCTGCGATTAAAAAGAACTTGGATGAAGCCAGCGATAATCCGGCCGACATCGCCGATGATAATACTGCCTACGATAATACTGCCGGCGATAATACTGCCTACGTGTCTGCTAAAGGTTCGATAAAAGAGGAGAACAGTGATTCATATtag
- a CDS encoding DEHA2F01914p (some similarities with uniprot|P36093 Saccharomyces cerevisiae YKL043W PHD1), whose translation MTGPGHQIYYNSNNANDSNSDQIVNPSSNSNSNNNMSNTQYANQQSGSPLEPLHSISYHAYPSSRLKNTFNEPNFTFQQMYQSSSQPQEYYNNEYPALINQSPLPLSSTIPSSVEAQGQMIGLQQSQPSNYSGANVLFQSDGAVRNSQSQTARVSHSPQSSNSTHSRNSSASTKRPSFDNSEFVKPDKPRIATTFWEDEKTICYQVEAQGILVSRREDTNYVNGTKLLNVAGMTRGKRDGILKTEKTKSVVKVGAMNLKGVWIPFERASEIARNEGIDGLLYPLFVKDLKSFYHEKGSMLRHDSYLKSLNSENLSNITLSDVSSPTIQSAIIPSSNNDYHDKDIKSIEHHEYFEEKSPSPKGLKAENA comes from the coding sequence ATGACGGGCCCTGGTCaccaaatttattataacAGTAATAACGCAAATGATTCGAATTCAGACCAGATTGTAAATCCCAGTTCAAACTCCAATTCAAACAACAATATGTCTAACACTCAGTATGCCAACCAGCAATCTGGGCTGCCACTTGAACCATTACATTCCATCCTGTATCACGCATACCCTAGTTCAAGACTCAAGAATACATTTAATGAACCTAACTTTACCTTCCAACAAATGTATCAATCATCATCACAACCACAAGagtattataataatgaataccCGGCACTTATCAACCAAAGCCCATTGCCACTTAGCCTGACTATCCCTTCATCTGTGGAAGCTCAAGGTCAAATGATAGGCTTGCAACAAAGTCAACCAAGTAATTATTCGGGTGCTAATGTCCTTTTTCAATCGGATGGTGCAGTGAGAAATAGTCAGTCTCAAACGGCAAGGGTTTCCCACTCGCCACAATCTTCAAATAGTACCCATCTGAGGAATTCTTCTGCAAGTACCAAGCGACCTAGTTTTGATAACCTGGAATTTGTGAAGCCAGATAAGCCACGTATTGCCACTACATTTTGGGAAGATGAGAAAACAATCTGTTATCAGGTGGAGGCTCAAGGCATTCTCGTTTCCAGAAGAGAAGATACTAATTATGTTAATGGTACTAAGTTGTTGAATGTTGCTGGTATGACAAGAGGTAAAAGGGATggaattttgaaaactgaAAAAACTAAAAGCGTTGTCAAAGTTGGTGCGATGAACCTTAAAGGAGTATGGATTCCTTTCGAAAGGGCTTCAGAAATCGCAAGGAACGAAGGAATTGATGGATTATTATACCCATTGTTTGTTAAGGATTTGAAAAGCTTTTACCATGAAAAGGGTTCAATGCTAAGGCACGACAGCTActtgaaatctttaaaCTCTGAAAATCTAAGTAATATTACTTTATCTGATGTCAGCCTGCCAACCATTCAAAGTGCTATTATTCCTTCAAGCAACAATGATTATCATGACAAGGATATTAAAAGTATCGAGCATCATGAATATTTCGAAGAAAAGTCTCCCTCTCCTAAAGGTTTGAAGGCAGAGAATGCATag
- a CDS encoding DEHA2F01804p (highly similar to uniprot|P50094 Saccharomyces cerevisiae YML056C IMD4 Inosine monophosphate dehydrogenase catalyzes the first step of GMP biosynthesis member of a four-gene family in S. cerevisiae constitutively expressed) has translation MVLDASSATSHLQSYSKKDGLDVKTLIDSANFGGLTYNDFLVLPGLIDFPSSKVGLDTKLTKKISLRSPFVSSPMDTVTEENMAIHMALLGGIGIIHHNCSPDEQAEMVRKVKKYENGFINDPFVISPNETVGDVRNMKAELGFTSFPVTENGKIGGKLVGIVTSRDVQFHDNNDSKVSEIMTTELITGEKGIDLSEGNELLRSSKKGKLPIVDASGNLVSLISLTDLQKNQSYPLASKSFDSKQLLCGAAIGTVPNDRERLEKLVAAGLDVVVVDSSNGSSIFQLDMLKWIKSKFPELQVIAGNVVTREQAALLIEAGADGLRIGMGSGSICITQEVMACGRPQGTAVYNVTEFANQFGVPCIADGGIGNIGHITKALALGASCVMMGGLLAGTSETPGSYFYSDGKRLKSYRGMGSVDAMQQTSTTANASTSRYFSESDKVFVAQGVSGAVVDKGSITKFVPYLYNGLQHSLQDIGTPSLDELRTRVDNGEVRFEFRTASAQFEGGVHGLHSYEKRLHN, from the exons ATGGTTTTAGACGCTTCTTCTGCTACTTCCCACTTACAATCCTATTCTAAAAAGGATGGATTAGATGTCAAGACATTAATCGATTCTGCGAACTTTGGTGGTTTGACTTACAATGATTTTTTGGTTTTACCAGGCTTGATTGACTTTCCTTCTTCAAAGGTTGGATTGGATACTAAGTTAACCAAGAAGATTTCGTTAAGATCTCCATTCGTTTCTTCTCCTATGGATACCGTTACTGAAGAAAACATGGCTATTCATATGGCTTTGTTAGGGGGAATTGGTATTATTCACCACAACTGTAGTCCTGATGAACAAGCAGAGATGGTCAGAAAAGTCAAGAAGTACGAAAATGGGTTTATAAATGACCCATTTGTCATTTCTCCAAATGAAACTGTTGGAGATGTTAGAAATATGAAGGCTGAATTAGGTTTTACTTCGTTTCCAGTGACTG AAAATGGTAAAATTGGTGGTAAATTAGTTGGTATTGTCACTTCTAGAGATGTTCAATTCCACGACAATAACGATTCCAAGGTCTCTGAAATTATGACCACTGAATTAATTACCGGTGAGAAGGGTATTGATTTATCTGAAGGTAATGAGTTATTAAGATCTTCTAAGAAAGGTAAGTTACCAATTGTTGACGCAAGTGGTAACTTagtttctttgatttctttaaCTGACTTGCAAAAGAATCAAAGTTATCCTTTAGCATCTAAGTCTTTCGATTCCAAGCAATTATTGTGTGGTGCTGCTATTGGTACCGTTCCAAATGACAGAGAAAGATTAGAGAAATTAGTTGCAGCTGGTTTAGACGTTGTAGTAGTTGACTCGTCAAATGGTTCTTCTATTTTTCAATTAGATATGCTCAAATGGATCAAATCTAAATTCCCAGAATTACAAGTTATTGCAGGTAATGTTGTAACTAGAGAACAAGCAGCTTTATTAATCGAAGCTGGTGCTGACGGTTTAAGAATTGGTATGGGTTCCGGTTCTATCTGTATTACCCAAGAAGTCATGGCTTGTGGTAGACCACAAGGTACGGCTGTTTACAATGTCACTGAATTCGCTAACCAATTCGGTGTTCCATGTATTGCTGACGGTGGTATTGGTAACATTGGTCACATCACTAAGGCCTTAGCGTTAGGTGCATCCTGTGTCATGATGGGTGGTTTATTAGCTGGTACTTCTGAAACTCCAGGTAGTTATTTCTACAGTGATGGTAAGAGATTAAAATCTTACCGTGGTATGGGTTCTGTTGATGCTATGCAACAAACCTCCACTACAGCCAACGCTTCTACTTCCCGTTATTTCTCTGAGTCTGATAAGGTATTTGTCGCTCAAGGTGTTTCTGGTGCCGTTGTTGACAAGGGTTCAATTACTAAGTTTGTTCCATACTTGTATAATGGTTTACAACATTCTTTGCAAGATATTGGTACCCCATCTTTAGACGAATTAAGAACTAGAGTTGATAACGGTGAAGttagatttgaattcaGAACTGCTTCCGCTCAATTCGAAGGTGGTGTTCATGGCTTACACTCTTACGAAAAGAGATTACATAACTAA
- a CDS encoding DEHA2F01826p (similar to uniprot|Q08873 Saccharomyces cerevisiae YOR367W SCP1 Component of yeast cortical actin cytoskeleton binds and cross links actin filaments): MNYLNYNRYEQKSEQNANTNLDQDLTNSRHQKYTKSEPEIKHWIFSVLSTPQSTIDAYSNRSLDLIDILKDGELLCKLGKLLEIPNNPCSKYKSSKMPFVQMENISFFLKACELIGISHDEIFQTIDLYERKDPYQIIITLISFSRRANEINSTNFPNVIGPKIVKIKPPVPKKPINLSAK; encoded by the coding sequence ATGAATTACCTCAATTATAACAGATATGAACAGAAACTGGAACAGAATGCAAACACAAACTTAGATCAAGATCTAACGAATTCAAGGCACCAAAAATATACCAAAAGCGAACCCGAGATCAAACACTGGATTTTCAGTGTATTGTCAACTCCCCAACTGACCATTGATGCGTATTCAAACCGCAGTCTAGATCTTATTGATATTCTAAAGGATGGTGAATTGCTATGCAAACTCGGCAAACTTTTAGAAATACCTAATAATCCTTGTTCGAAATACAAAAGCTCCAAAATGCCCTTTGTGCAAATGGAAAACATTTCCTTCTTTTTAAAGGCATGCGAACTAATTGGCATTTCTCATGATGAAATCTTCCAGACTATAGACCTTTACGAACGTAAGGATccttatcaaattattattactttaatttcattctcAAGACGAgcaaatgaaattaattctacAAATTTTCCGAATGTAATTGGACCTAAGATAGTCAAAATAAAACCTCCTGTGCCCAAGAAACCTATCAATCTTTCAGCAAAATAA
- a CDS encoding 66S preribosome component MAK16 (similar to uniprot|P10962 Saccharomyces cerevisiae YAL025C MAK16 Essential nuclear protein required for normal concentration of free 60S ribosomal subunits): MSDEIVWQVINQQFCAFKIKTTKEQNFCRNEYNVSGLCSRQSCPLANSRYATVKNVDGKLYLYMKTAERTHMPSKWWERIRLSKNYNKALSQIDGHLEYWQKFLIHKCKQRLTRLTQVAITERRLALREDERHYVGVKHKVKRREENRERKALAAAKIEKAIEKELLERLKSGAYGDKPLNVDENIWKKVLGKVDNEEEEEEEDEDDVELESDDESDVGEVEYVEDDGDDELVDLEDLEKWLDDSSEESASEESDDESDSEDKSSKRKAAADDKANKRRRRPKVEIEYEQEEQEPSIQTNIAA; this comes from the coding sequence ATGTCAGACGAAATTGTTTGGCAAGTTATAAATCAGCAGTTCTGTGctttcaaaattaagaCTACCAAAGAGCAAAACTTTTGCAGAAATGAATATAATGTCTCGGGTTTATGTTCTCGTCAATCTTGTCCATTGGCAAATTCAAGGTATGCTACCGTTAAGAATGTTGATGGTAAATTATACTTATACATGAAGACAGCTGAAAGAACACACATGCCATCTAAATGGTGGGAAAGAATTAGATTATCTAAGAATTACAACAAAGCATTGAGCCAGATTGATGGCCACTTGGAGTATTGgcaaaaatttttgattcacAAATGCAAACAGAGATTAACCAGATTAACCCAGGTTGCTATTACTGAAAGAAGATTAGCATTAAGAGAAGATGAAAGACATTATGTTGGTGTTAAGCATAAGGTTAagagaagagaagaaaatagAGAAAGAAAGGCTTTAGCGGCAGCTAAGATTGAAAAGGCTATCgaaaaggaattattagaaagattgaagaGTGGTGCCTATGGTGATAAGCCATTGAATGTCGACGAAAACATTTGGAAGAAGGTTTTGGGCAAAGtcgataatgaagaagaagaagaggaagaagatgaagacgatgtTGAACTCGAAAGTGACGATGAAAGTGATGTTGGTGAAGTCGAGTATGTGGAAGATGATGGCGACGACGAATTGGTTGACttagaagatttagaaaaatGGTTGGACGATTCTTCTGAAGAATCTGCCTCCGAAGAATCTGACGACGAATCGGATAGCGAAGATAAGTCCTCTAAGCGTAAAGCGGCTGCAGATGATAAAGCAAACAAGAGAAGGAGAAGACCTAAggttgaaattgaatacgaacaagaagaacaagaacCATCAATCCAGACCAACATTGCGGCTTAG